From Bradysia coprophila strain Holo2 unplaced genomic scaffold, BU_Bcop_v1 contig_324, whole genome shotgun sequence, the proteins below share one genomic window:
- the LOC119079430 gene encoding protein fem-1 homolog CG6966: MKSHHSLTKSNYCNIFEETERVSCELIQECKVCLETTKLSEALRNKLKNYPRETRREIVKIQRDGCAPLFIACKRGNVEIAEFLVTICDADLEQKGMFEVPDDRSVHSVTPLWCAAVSGKLPVVKCLIRLGSSINAQSDTGSTPVRSACFMTNMEIVKYLVEHGADIKKTNYNGGTCLINSVQSVQLCSYLISKDVDVNAKDIQEKTALHYAIQEHRLETTKLLLDKGADPFSKSQNGDDALTTACLNGSQPIFDLLKSRIKYSAERIADAHELIGSTFLDEHNETRVAVLHWRLAHHTRLVDSIKKRPVIEPRPAYHNAVEFSTVAELDNIAVDVDAMRIQSLLICERILGISHKDTLFRLMFRGAAYADSLRYQRCIDLWRLTLQVRVARHSIVYSDTCFTSQALVRLMLDLQDGFIDVQAHEFDDQGVPRFEDVHDVFLLLTENILEARQLLQIRPVHKKQQENFDRVLKCVTHLIYLMVKCAKEEHEKRKVFNSVQTLVLGNIRSAITNDTLLHLSVSRLNVIKSSYFQYENNIRVVFPNIEVAKLLIDCGADVNAQNESRSTPLHVASIAYNYDGTLIQMLLDAGAHLDQPNKYDDRAVQFITMNATNIIPLINYTTLKCQAATVITKYKIPYRNQIPKTLEDFVKLHQA, encoded by the exons TTATCCTCGTGAGACTCGTCgtgaaattgtcaaaattcaaCGTGATGGCTGTGCCCCACTGTTCATCGCCTGTAAACGGGGCAACGTCGAAATTGCCGAATTTCTCGTAACAATTTGTGATGCCGATCTGGAACAGAAAGGAATGTTTGAGGTGCCCGATGATCGATCAGTTCATTCGGTCACTCCGCTGTGGTGTGCTGCAGTGTCCGGCAAACTACCAGtcgtaaaatgtttaattcGTCTCGGATCGTCGATAAATGCTCAATCAGATACTGGATCAACGCCCGTCCGCAGTGCATGTTTCATGACAAATAtggaaattgtgaaatatttgGTGGAACATGGGGCTGACATCAAGAAGACAAATTACAATGGTGGTACATGCTTGATCAATTCCGTTCAGTCCGTGCAGCTGTGCAGTTATTTAATAAGTAAAGATGTGGACGTCAATGCTAAGGATATTCAGGAGAAGACTGCGCTTCATTATGCGATCCAAGAACACAGACTGGaaacaacgaaacttttattGGACAAAGGTGCTGATCCGTTCTCTAAAAGTCAAAATGGTGATGATGCTTTGACCACAGCGTGTTTGAATGGATCCCAGCCGATATTTGATCTCTTGAAAAGTCGTATAAAGTACTCGGCCGAACGGATAGCAGATGCTCACGAACTGATCGGATCAACATTTCTGGACGAACATAATGAGACTCGAGTGGCAGTTTTGCATTGGAGATTGGCTCATCATACCCGGCTGGTCGATTCGATAA AAAAACGCCCAGTGATAGAACCCCGTCCTGCCTATCATAACGCTGTCGAATTTTCTACTGTGGCCGAACTTGACAACATTGCTGTCGATGTGGATGCTATGCGTATACAAAGCTTGTTGATCTGCGAGCGAATTTTGGGAATCAGTCACAAAGACACACTCTTCCGACTTATGTTCCG GGGAGCAGCATATGCTGATTCGTTACGCTATCAACGATGCATCGACCTGTGGCGCTTAACCCTACAAGTTCGGGTTGCACGTCATTCAATCGTATACTCAGACACGTGTTTCACTTCGCAGGCGTTGGTGAGACTAATGCTTGATCTACAAGACGGCTTTATCGACGTGCAGGCGCACGAATTCGACGATCAAGGAGTTCCACGATTCGAGGATGTTCACGATGTCTTTCTGTTGCTGACTGAGAATATATTGG aGGCACGACAATTGCTGCAAATCCGACCTGTACATAAAAAGCAGCAGGAGAACTTCGACAGAGTTCTGAAATGTGTCACACATCTGATATACTTGATGGTCAAATGTGCTAAGGAGGAACATGAAAAGCGAAAG GTATTCAATTCTGTCCAAACTCTAGTCTTAGGCAATATACGAAGTGCTATCACCAATGACACTCTGCTGCATTTATCGGTTTCGCGACTGAATGTTATTAAGAGCAGCTATTTCCAGTATGAAAACAATATACGG GTTGTGTTTCCAAATATCGAAGTTGCAAAACTTCTAATTGACTGTGGCGCCGACGTGAACGCTCAAAACGAGTCTCGATCAACTCCACTTCATGTCGCGTCAATAGCATACAACTACGACGGCACG CTAATACAAATGCTCCTCGATGCTGGCGCCCACTTAGATCAGCCAAATAAATACGACGACCGGGCCGTGCAGTTCATCACAATGAATGCCACAAACATAATTCCGCTGATCAACTATACGACGTTGAAATGTCAAGCGGCCACAGTCATCACCAAATACAAGATACCTTATCGCAATCAAATTCCGAAGACACTCGAGGATTTCGTCAAACTTCATCAGGCTTAA